The following proteins come from a genomic window of Ailuropoda melanoleuca isolate Jingjing chromosome 2, ASM200744v2, whole genome shotgun sequence:
- the AKR1A1 gene encoding aldo-keto reductase family 1 member A1 has protein sequence MAASCVVLHTGQKMPLIGLGTWKSDPGQVKAAVKYALSVGYRHIDCAAIYGNETEIGEALKENVGPGKVVPREELFVTSKLWNTKHHPEDVEPALRKTLAELQLEYLDLYLMHWPYAFERGDNPFPKNADGTIRYDSTHYKETWKALEALVAKGLVRALGLSNFSSRQIDDVLSVASVRPAVLQVECHPYLAQKELIAHCQARGLEVTAYSPLGSSDRAWRDPDEPVLLEEPVVLALAEKYGRSPAQILLRWQVQRKVICIPKSITPSRILQNIQVFDFIFSPDEMKQLDALNKNWRYIVPMLTVDGKRVPRDAGHPLYPFNDPY, from the exons ATGGCGGCTTCATGTGTCGTCCTGCACACTGGGCAGAAGATGCCCCTGATTGGGCTGGGCACCTGGAAGAGCGATCCTGGCCAG GTGAAAGCAGCTGTTAAGTACGCCCTGAGTGTAGGCTACCGCCACATTGACTGTGCTGCTATCTATGGCAATGAGACTGAGATCGGGGAGGCCCTGAAGGAGAATGTGGGACCTGGCAAG GTGGTGCCTCGAGAGGAGCTGTTTGTGACTTCTAAGCTGTGGAACACTAAACACCACCCTGAGGATGTGGAGCCTGCCCTCCGGAAGACACTGGCTGAGCTTCAGTTGGAGTATTTGGACCTGTACCTGATGCACTGGCCCTATGCCTTTGA GCGGGGAGACAACCCTTTCCCTAAGAATGCCGATGGGACTATCCGCTACGACTCTACCCACTACAAGGAGACCTGGAAAGCGCTGGAAGCACTGGTGGCGAAGGGGCTGGTACGGGCACTGGGCCTGTCCAACTTCAGCAGTCGGCAGATCGATGATGTGCTCAGTGTGGCCTCGGTACGCCCAGCTGTCCTGCAG gtGGAATGTCACCCATACTTGGCTCAGAAGGAGCTGATTGCCCACTGCCAAGCACGCGGCCTCGAGGTGACCGCTTATAGCCCTCTTGGCTCCTCTGATCGAGCTTGGCGTGATCCTGATGAACCGGTCCTACTTGAGGAGCCAGTGGTCCTGGCACTGGCTGAGAAGTATGGCCGGTCTCCAGCTCAGATCCTGCTCAG GTGGCAGGTCCAGCGGAAAGTGATCTGCATCCCCAAGAGTATCACCCCTTCACGTATCCTTCAGAACATCCAG gtgtttgactttatttttagcCCGGACGAGATGAAGCAGCTAGATGCCCTGAATAAAAATTGGCGATACATTGTGCCCATGCTCACA gTGGATGGGAAGAGAGTTCCGAGAGATGCAGGGCACCCTCTGTACCCCTTTAATGACCCATACTGA